The Candidatus Obscuribacterales bacterium genome includes the window TTGCCATGCGGTCTGGGCTGGAGCCGTCGCAAGTGTCTTGGTTCCTCAAGCGTGTGAAGCAAATTGTGAATCAAGATACACTTCTAGCTCAAGACCGACTCCAGGCTGGGGTCATTTGGGCCCTGCATCTGCTGCATTCCCACGGAGCGCGGCTGGTGCTTGTGACCCTGCGTCAGCGAGATCAGGTGAAGCAGATTCTCAACCAGCATCACCTGAATCACTTGTTTGCAGCCGTATGGGGAGCCGGCGATCGCCACGCCGCTTACAACAACCATGCCCAGCACAAAGCTGAACTGCTTCGACAGGCGATCGCCCATAGCCTTCAAGTGGGTTACTCGGCGACCCGAGCCTACATGATTGGCGACACGGAAGCCGACATCATTGCCGGACAAACCCACGGCATTACGA containing:
- a CDS encoding HAD family hydrolase; translation: MTNAELVSRSEFHPWGRHSDALSGVTLFCDFDGPIMDVSERYYHTYCSGLADTQRHYQSLGQPLQLAPLSQEQFWRMKQDRTPDTEIAMRSGLEPSQVSWFLKRVKQIVNQDTLLAQDRLQAGVIWALHLLHSHGARLVLVTLRQRDQVKQILNQHHLNHLFAAVWGAGDRHAAYNNHAQHKAELLRQAIAHSLQVGYSATRAYMIGDTEADIIAGQTHGITTLAVTCGIRSRSYLEQFEPTHIHSDLLTIAHQLLNCPALDYRA